A genomic window from Pseudonocardia broussonetiae includes:
- a CDS encoding TldD/PmbA family protein, whose product MPDLDPVFAGLPLAALADAALSRARDLGAQHADLRVERIVSQSVDLRDGRVTGVADDVAVGLAVRVIVDGVWGFASHGDLTPDRAAATAERAVAVARTLAPVAIERVERADEPVHAGVEWISAYDVDPFDVPTRDKVGLLTEWSQRLLASDGVDHVHAGVAQVRENKFYADLTGTRTTQQRVRIAPAFTATAVDRGAGAFETMSSLAPPAGRGWEYLTGTGWDWDAELAEVPALLAEKTKAPSVIAGAYDLVIDPTNLWLTIHESVGHATEYDRAIGYEAAYAGSSFATPDLLGTLRYGSEHMHVTGDRTVPHGLATVGYDDDGVATTEWDLVRDGVLVGYQLDRTFAPRLGLERSNGCAFADSPHHVPIQRMANVSLQPDPVRDTSTEELVAGVERGIYVVGDKSWSIDMQRYNFQFTGQRFYKIENGQLAGQLRDVAYQATTTDFWGSLDAVGGPSTWVLHGAMNCGKAQPGQVAAVSHGCPSARFRGVTVLNTQEEGS is encoded by the coding sequence ATGCCAGACCTGGACCCGGTGTTCGCGGGCCTCCCGCTCGCCGCGCTCGCCGACGCCGCCCTCTCCCGCGCCCGCGACCTGGGGGCCCAGCACGCCGACCTGCGGGTCGAGCGGATCGTGTCGCAGTCGGTCGACCTGCGCGACGGCCGCGTCACCGGCGTCGCCGACGACGTGGCCGTCGGGCTGGCGGTCCGCGTGATCGTCGACGGGGTGTGGGGCTTCGCCTCGCACGGCGACCTCACCCCCGACCGGGCCGCCGCCACCGCCGAGCGCGCGGTGGCCGTCGCGCGGACGCTGGCGCCCGTCGCGATCGAGCGGGTGGAACGGGCCGACGAGCCGGTGCACGCGGGCGTCGAGTGGATCTCCGCCTACGACGTCGACCCCTTCGACGTCCCGACGCGCGACAAGGTCGGGCTGCTCACCGAGTGGTCGCAGCGGCTGCTCGCCTCCGACGGCGTCGACCACGTCCACGCGGGCGTCGCGCAGGTGCGGGAGAACAAGTTCTACGCCGACCTCACCGGCACCCGCACCACCCAGCAGCGCGTGCGGATCGCGCCGGCGTTCACCGCCACCGCCGTGGACCGCGGCGCCGGGGCGTTCGAGACGATGAGCAGCCTCGCCCCGCCCGCGGGCCGCGGCTGGGAGTACCTGACCGGCACCGGGTGGGACTGGGACGCCGAGCTCGCCGAGGTGCCCGCCCTGCTGGCCGAGAAGACGAAGGCGCCCAGCGTCATCGCGGGCGCGTACGACCTGGTCATCGACCCGACGAACCTCTGGCTCACCATCCACGAGTCGGTCGGGCACGCCACCGAGTACGACCGCGCGATCGGCTACGAGGCCGCCTACGCCGGCTCCAGCTTCGCCACGCCCGACCTGCTCGGCACGCTGCGCTACGGCTCCGAGCACATGCACGTCACCGGCGACCGGACCGTCCCGCACGGGCTCGCCACCGTCGGCTACGACGACGACGGCGTCGCCACCACCGAGTGGGACCTCGTGCGCGACGGCGTGCTGGTCGGCTACCAGCTCGACCGCACGTTCGCCCCGCGCCTGGGGCTGGAGCGCTCCAACGGCTGCGCCTTCGCCGACTCGCCGCACCACGTGCCGATCCAGCGGATGGCGAACGTGTCGCTGCAGCCCGATCCCGTGCGCGACACGTCGACCGAGGAGCTCGTCGCGGGCGTCGAGCGGGGGATCTACGTCGTCGGCGACAAGTCGTGGTCGATCGACATGCAGCGCTACAACTTCCAGTTCACCGGCCAGCGGTTCTACAAGATCGAGAACGGGCAGCTGGCGGGGCAGCTCCGCGACGTCGCCTACCAGGCCACGACCACCGACTTCTGGGGTTCGCTCGACGCCGTCGGCGGCCCGTCGACCTGGGTCCTGCACGGCGCGATGAACTGCGGCAAGGCCCAGCCCGGGCAGGTGGCGGCGGTGAGCCACGGCTGCCCGTCGGCGCGCTTCCGCGGCGTCACCGTGCTCAACACGCAGGAGGAGGGCTCGTGA
- a CDS encoding TetR/AcrR family transcriptional regulator codes for MTGARDRVLDAYETLLIDHGPGSATLDAVAAAAEVSKGGLLYHFASKDALVTGLLDRLRERSAADADAIRSAPDGAVAYYLRTSAPGGGTPGGVTRTYLAVLRISDGSSTGQEVRDALAVVDADAFAALRDELEDPVLAWLAQLVGDGLYLRTLTGTPLPPGLGVEDLLARMRRYLPAAEA; via the coding sequence ATGACCGGAGCCCGGGACCGCGTGCTCGACGCCTACGAGACGCTCCTGATCGACCACGGCCCCGGATCGGCCACGCTCGACGCCGTCGCCGCCGCGGCGGAGGTCTCCAAGGGCGGGCTGCTCTACCACTTCGCGTCGAAGGACGCGCTGGTCACCGGCCTGCTCGACCGCCTGCGCGAGCGCAGCGCCGCCGACGCCGACGCGATCCGCAGCGCCCCCGACGGCGCCGTCGCCTACTACCTGCGCACCTCCGCACCCGGCGGCGGCACCCCCGGCGGCGTCACGCGCACCTACCTCGCGGTCCTGCGCATCTCCGACGGCAGCTCCACCGGTCAGGAGGTCCGCGACGCGCTGGCGGTGGTGGACGCCGACGCCTTCGCCGCGCTCCGGGACGAGCTCGAGGACCCGGTGCTGGCCTGGCTCGCCCAGCTCGTGGGGGACGGCCTGTACCTGCGCACCCTCACCGGCACCCCCCTACCGCCCGGGTTGGGGGTGGAGGACCTGCTGGCGAGGATGCGGCGGTACCTGCCGGCGGCGGAAGCCTGA
- a CDS encoding metallopeptidase TldD-related protein gives MRAQEIVERTLAAAAHLHGCAVLVQESSEAVLRWANSTMTTNGHTTAARVSVVALVAVEGGTAAGVVSTGVTITDPARLDELVAAAEASARDAGPAQDAMPLPGPTTTDAAWDDPAVETSIGVYSAFAEGLAEVLAGPERQYGFASHELTTTWLGTSAGVRRRWVQPTGSVELNAKTQDLSGSAWVGASTADFTDVDVVDLAAQAARRLEWGKRRVTLPAGKYETLLPPSAVSDLMIYLAWSMDGRPAQEGRSALSGPDGPRVGERLTDLPLTLACDPAAPGLEYEPFVSTTRSGDAVSVFDNGAPVRRVDWVREGVISELGYSRAEAAEFGTTFTPGGDNLLLTGGSDASLEDMVARTDRGLLLTCLWYIRLVDPATLLLTGLTRDGVYLVEGGEIVGEVDHNFRFNHSPLDVLRSATEVGATGRTLPREWKDWFTRAAMPPVRVPDFTMSSVSLGR, from the coding sequence GTGAGGGCGCAGGAGATCGTCGAGCGGACGCTGGCGGCGGCCGCGCACCTGCACGGGTGCGCCGTGCTCGTGCAGGAGTCGAGCGAGGCCGTGCTGCGCTGGGCCAACTCGACGATGACGACCAACGGGCACACGACCGCGGCGCGCGTGAGCGTGGTCGCGCTGGTGGCCGTCGAGGGCGGCACGGCGGCGGGCGTCGTCAGCACCGGGGTGACGATCACCGACCCGGCCCGGCTCGACGAGCTGGTGGCCGCCGCGGAGGCCTCGGCGCGCGACGCCGGCCCCGCGCAGGACGCCATGCCGCTGCCCGGGCCCACCACCACCGACGCGGCCTGGGACGACCCCGCGGTCGAGACGTCGATCGGCGTGTACTCGGCGTTCGCCGAGGGCCTGGCCGAGGTGCTCGCCGGGCCGGAGCGCCAGTACGGGTTCGCCAGCCACGAGCTGACGACCACCTGGCTCGGCACCTCGGCCGGCGTGCGGCGCCGCTGGGTGCAGCCGACGGGCTCGGTGGAGCTCAACGCGAAGACGCAGGACCTGTCGGGGTCGGCGTGGGTGGGGGCGTCGACGGCCGACTTCACCGACGTCGACGTCGTCGACCTCGCGGCGCAGGCCGCCCGCCGCCTCGAGTGGGGGAAGCGGCGCGTCACGCTGCCGGCGGGGAAGTACGAGACGCTGCTGCCGCCGTCGGCGGTGTCGGACCTGATGATCTACCTGGCGTGGTCGATGGACGGGCGCCCGGCGCAGGAGGGCCGCAGCGCGCTGTCCGGCCCGGACGGCCCGCGCGTCGGCGAGCGCCTGACCGACCTGCCGCTCACCCTGGCCTGCGACCCCGCCGCGCCGGGCCTGGAGTACGAGCCGTTCGTGTCGACGACCCGCTCCGGCGACGCGGTGTCGGTGTTCGACAACGGCGCGCCCGTGCGGCGCGTCGACTGGGTCCGCGAGGGCGTCATCAGCGAGCTCGGCTACTCCCGCGCGGAGGCCGCCGAGTTCGGCACGACGTTCACCCCGGGTGGCGACAACCTCCTGCTCACCGGCGGTTCGGACGCGTCGCTGGAGGACATGGTCGCCCGCACCGACCGCGGCCTGCTGCTGACCTGCCTCTGGTACATCCGGCTCGTCGACCCCGCCACGCTGCTGCTCACCGGCCTCACCCGGGACGGGGTGTACCTCGTGGAGGGCGGCGAGATCGTCGGCGAGGTCGACCACAACTTCCGCTTCAACCACTCCCCGCTCGACGTCCTGCGCTCGGCCACCGAGGTCGGCGCCACCGGGCGGACGCTGCCGCGGGAGTGGAAGGACTGGTTCACGCGCGCGGCGATGCCGCCGGTGCGGGTCCCGGACTTCACGATGTCGTCGGTGTCGCTGGGCCGTTGA
- a CDS encoding MFS transporter produces the protein MTATVLSPAAPPRAGARAWLGLAVLFLPTLLVAIDNTVLGFALPAISEALAPSAVQQLWIVDVYPLVLAGLLVTMGTLGDRIGRRRTLLIGVAGFGAVSLAAAFSTDAAHLVAARALLGFFGAMLMPATLALLRTLFPDRGQRRLAVAIWATGFAAGAAVGPIVGGLLLTHYWWGAVFLVNVPLMLLILVLGAVLLPESRMAAPGRLDPLGVLLSLLAMGPAVLAVKTVAHDGITATAVLALLVAAASAVLFVRRARARIAAGEEPLLDVTLFASPVLRLSALANATTMFALTGLLFFSAQHLLLVAGLDPLDAGLVLLPGFATTMVAGLVASRLARRFPLRVLVPAGLLLAAAGYLLAATPEVGLLAVAAVLVGAGIGLSETITNDAILAAVPADRAGSASAVSETAYEIGAVLGTAVLGSVLAAAYRAGVVVPTSIGPDGADAAHETLGGAVGTAARVPGHDGQALLDSARAAFDAGVGVTALVGAAVMVAVAAVVALGLRPGVSRTGVSGTPR, from the coding sequence GTGACCGCCACCGTCCTCTCCCCCGCCGCGCCGCCGCGCGCCGGTGCACGCGCCTGGCTCGGCCTCGCCGTGCTGTTCCTGCCCACGCTGCTGGTGGCGATCGACAACACCGTCCTGGGCTTCGCCCTGCCCGCGATCAGCGAGGCGCTCGCGCCGTCGGCCGTGCAGCAGCTGTGGATCGTCGACGTCTACCCGCTCGTCCTCGCCGGCCTGCTCGTCACGATGGGCACGCTCGGCGACCGCATCGGGCGCCGCCGCACGCTGCTGATCGGGGTCGCCGGGTTCGGCGCGGTTTCCCTGGCCGCCGCCTTCTCCACGGACGCCGCGCACCTCGTGGCCGCGCGCGCCCTGCTCGGGTTCTTCGGCGCCATGCTCATGCCGGCGACGCTCGCCCTGCTCCGCACGCTGTTCCCCGACCGCGGGCAGCGCCGCCTGGCCGTCGCGATCTGGGCCACGGGCTTCGCGGCGGGCGCGGCCGTCGGCCCGATCGTCGGCGGCCTGCTGCTCACCCACTACTGGTGGGGCGCCGTGTTCCTGGTGAACGTGCCGCTGATGCTGCTGATCCTGGTGCTCGGCGCGGTGCTGCTGCCCGAGTCGCGGATGGCCGCGCCGGGGCGGCTCGACCCGCTCGGCGTGCTGCTCTCGCTGCTCGCGATGGGCCCGGCCGTGCTGGCCGTGAAGACCGTGGCGCACGACGGCATCACCGCGACGGCGGTGCTCGCGCTGCTCGTCGCCGCCGCCTCGGCCGTGCTGTTCGTCCGGCGGGCGAGGGCGCGGATCGCGGCGGGCGAGGAGCCGCTGCTCGACGTCACCCTGTTCGCGTCCCCGGTCCTGCGCCTGTCGGCACTGGCCAACGCCACGACGATGTTCGCGCTGACGGGCCTGCTGTTCTTCTCCGCGCAGCACCTGCTGCTCGTGGCCGGCCTCGACCCCCTCGACGCCGGGCTGGTCCTGCTCCCCGGCTTCGCGACGACCATGGTCGCCGGTCTGGTGGCCAGCCGGCTCGCCCGGCGCTTCCCGCTGCGCGTGCTCGTGCCCGCGGGGCTGCTGCTCGCCGCGGCCGGCTACCTGCTGGCCGCGACGCCCGAGGTCGGCCTGCTCGCCGTCGCGGCGGTGCTCGTGGGCGCCGGGATCGGGCTCTCGGAGACGATCACGAACGACGCCATCCTCGCCGCCGTCCCGGCCGACCGCGCGGGCTCGGCGTCGGCGGTGTCGGAGACGGCCTACGAGATCGGCGCCGTGCTCGGCACCGCGGTGCTCGGCAGCGTGCTCGCCGCGGCGTACCGCGCCGGCGTGGTCGTGCCGACCAGCATCGGCCCGGACGGGGCCGACGCCGCCCACGAGACGCTGGGCGGGGCGGTCGGCACCGCCGCCCGCGTGCCCGGCCACGACGGGCAGGCGCTGCTGGACTCGGCCCGCGCCGCGTTCGACGCCGGGGTCGGCGTCACCGCGCTCGTCGGCGCGGCGGTGATGGTCGCGGTCGCCGCGGTGGTGGCGCTCGGCCTGCGCCCGGGGGTCAGCAGGACGGGGGTCAGCGGAACGCCGCGATGA
- the paaI gene encoding hydroxyphenylacetyl-CoA thioesterase PaaI — protein MDDLPDAAAVARRTADAMARNDSAARGAGVRLVDVEPGAASVAMVVTEQHLNGHGICHGGFLFLLADAALAYAANSHGVSSLAQGADIAFLRPGALGEELVATAVERAVSGRSGLYDVTVRAGDAVVAELRGRTRQVPGLAPPT, from the coding sequence ATGGACGATCTCCCCGACGCCGCCGCGGTGGCCCGCCGCACCGCCGACGCGATGGCCCGCAACGACTCCGCCGCGCGCGGGGCGGGGGTCCGGCTCGTCGACGTCGAGCCGGGTGCGGCGAGCGTCGCGATGGTGGTCACCGAGCAGCACCTCAACGGCCACGGCATCTGCCACGGCGGGTTCCTGTTCCTGCTCGCCGACGCCGCGCTGGCGTACGCGGCGAACAGCCACGGCGTCTCCTCGTTGGCCCAGGGCGCCGACATCGCGTTCCTGCGGCCCGGGGCCCTGGGCGAGGAGCTCGTGGCCACGGCCGTCGAGCGGGCGGTGTCCGGGCGCTCCGGGCTCTACGACGTCACGGTGCGGGCGGGCGACGCGGTGGTCGCGGAGCTCCGGGGCCGGACCCGCCAGGTGCCGGGGCTGGCACCGCCCACCTGA
- a CDS encoding DUF2339 domain-containing protein, giving the protein MTSTPDLAAELASLGRRLDSVEARLQAFGVPEAGPSAPVGAADAPSDAPAGASADAVMSVLERPAAPTAPRGTPAAPAWGPPSGAPAWGPPPSAPWAPQPQPQPQPAAPWSTGLPAGWGRPPVAAPGAPAPASRATAGGARLLAWTGGAMTLLGVVLFLALAASRGWGTPAARVWSGAVLGVVLVAFGTWMHRVETRRGGALAVAGTGFAALYLVVAAANRLLGLAEPLAVLLALVVAAAGLALADRWRSALLASGIVVGGAVLAPVLVEGPLLVALLLALQVAVAAVALRRGWSWPALLAAAGPALTASVVVFDSDPWRILAVLATALLGLAGAALAVRRLPDGVVGGLVALAVLPALVLGPEVDGWGGAGIAAAAGLLALALLAVPGVGSRLRAALVAVAAVAVLEAVLVALDGPVATGTLLVVAVALAGTAVAVRDRLPFVVAGGFWLVGTLLAIAVDAPIAALVDFPQYPYLVDGRGQTAELVGGIVVSLLVLLASVALTVAGGRLRLVRPDSATAGIWVPLGVAGLYGTAGLIVTLALLVSPERTAFTVGHAIVTVSWTVVALVLLARGLRRPALRVTGLVLVAGAVAKLVLFDLVVLDGLAQVAAFLGAGLVLLAAGTRYARMVAEAG; this is encoded by the coding sequence ATGACCAGCACACCCGACCTCGCCGCGGAGCTCGCGAGCCTGGGCCGGCGGCTCGACAGCGTCGAGGCCCGGCTGCAGGCGTTCGGCGTGCCGGAGGCGGGGCCGAGCGCCCCCGTGGGGGCCGCCGACGCTCCCTCCGACGCCCCGGCCGGAGCGTCCGCCGACGCCGTTATGAGCGTGCTGGAGCGCCCGGCCGCGCCCACCGCGCCCCGGGGAACGCCTGCGGCTCCGGCGTGGGGACCGCCGTCCGGGGCTCCGGCGTGGGGACCGCCGCCCTCCGCGCCCTGGGCGCCCCAGCCGCAGCCTCAGCCGCAGCCGGCAGCGCCCTGGTCCACCGGCCTGCCCGCCGGGTGGGGCCGCCCGCCCGTCGCCGCGCCGGGCGCCCCCGCCCCGGCCTCGCGGGCCACCGCGGGCGGCGCCCGGCTCCTGGCCTGGACCGGCGGCGCGATGACGCTGCTGGGCGTGGTGCTGTTCCTGGCCCTGGCCGCGTCGCGGGGCTGGGGCACGCCGGCCGCACGCGTGTGGTCGGGCGCCGTGCTCGGCGTGGTGCTGGTGGCGTTCGGGACGTGGATGCACCGCGTCGAGACGCGCCGCGGCGGGGCGCTGGCGGTGGCCGGCACCGGGTTCGCGGCCCTGTACCTGGTGGTCGCGGCCGCGAACCGGCTGCTCGGGCTCGCCGAGCCGCTCGCCGTGCTGCTGGCCCTGGTCGTCGCCGCGGCCGGGCTCGCGCTGGCCGACCGCTGGCGCTCGGCGCTGCTCGCGTCCGGCATCGTCGTCGGGGGTGCGGTGCTCGCGCCGGTGCTCGTCGAGGGTCCGCTGCTCGTCGCGCTGCTGCTGGCGCTGCAGGTCGCGGTGGCCGCCGTGGCGCTGCGCCGCGGCTGGTCCTGGCCCGCCCTGCTCGCCGCGGCGGGTCCCGCGCTGACCGCGTCGGTCGTCGTGTTCGACAGCGACCCGTGGCGGATCCTCGCGGTCCTCGCCACCGCGCTGCTCGGCCTGGCCGGCGCCGCCCTCGCGGTGCGCCGTCTGCCCGACGGCGTGGTCGGCGGGCTCGTCGCGCTGGCCGTGCTGCCCGCGCTGGTGCTCGGCCCCGAGGTCGACGGCTGGGGCGGCGCGGGCATCGCGGCGGCCGCCGGGCTGCTCGCCCTCGCCCTGCTGGCGGTGCCCGGAGTCGGGTCGCGGCTGCGCGCCGCGCTCGTCGCGGTCGCCGCGGTGGCCGTCCTGGAGGCGGTGCTGGTCGCCCTCGACGGCCCGGTCGCCACGGGCACGCTGCTGGTGGTCGCGGTCGCGCTGGCCGGCACCGCCGTGGCCGTGCGCGACCGGCTGCCGTTCGTCGTCGCCGGTGGGTTCTGGCTGGTGGGGACACTGCTGGCGATCGCCGTCGACGCCCCGATCGCCGCGCTCGTCGACTTCCCCCAGTACCCCTACCTCGTCGACGGCCGGGGGCAGACGGCCGAGCTCGTCGGCGGGATCGTGGTGTCGCTGCTGGTGCTGCTCGCCTCCGTCGCGCTCACGGTGGCCGGCGGGCGGCTGCGGCTGGTGCGCCCCGACTCCGCGACGGCCGGGATCTGGGTGCCGCTCGGCGTCGCCGGCCTCTACGGCACGGCCGGGCTGATCGTGACGCTGGCGCTGCTGGTCTCGCCCGAGCGCACCGCGTTCACCGTCGGGCACGCGATCGTCACCGTGTCCTGGACGGTGGTGGCGCTCGTGCTGCTGGCCCGCGGCCTGCGCCGCCCCGCGCTGCGGGTGACCGGGCTGGTGCTGGTGGCCGGCGCCGTCGCCAAGCTGGTCCTGTTCGACCTGGTGGTGCTCGACGGGCTGGCGCAGGTCGCCGCGTTCCTCGGCGCCGGGCTGGTGCTGCTGGCCGCGGGCACCCGCTACGCGCGGATGGTCGCCGAAGCGGGATAG
- a CDS encoding nitric oxide synthase oxygenase — MPAPRTCPVRHASEPLAESALVEAATTFLAQFHDETTPAQTLEGRLDEVRREIEDTGTYVHTTDELTFGARVAWRNAARCIGRLYWNSLRVRDRRTVTEPAEVAAECVAHLRDAGRDGRIRSTLTVFAPDRPGDPGPRIHNEQLIRYAGHRTASGQVRGDGRYADFTDRVVAMGWQRPDPLGRFDVLPLVVSRGDAEPELHEIPADAVLEVPLHHPDHAWFADLRLRWHAVPAISNMPLEVGGITYPAAPFNGWYLGTEIGARNLVDADRYDLLPAIADRLGLDTSSERTLWRDRAMVEMVRAVQHSFDSAGVTMADHHTESQRFLTHVAREENAGRKCPADWSWIVPPVSGGLTPVYHRYYDEPDPATRPAYLTP; from the coding sequence GTGCCGGCGCCGCGGACCTGCCCGGTCAGGCACGCGTCCGAGCCCCTGGCGGAGTCGGCGCTGGTCGAGGCGGCGACGACGTTCCTGGCGCAGTTCCACGACGAGACCACCCCGGCCCAGACGCTGGAGGGCCGCCTCGACGAGGTGCGCCGCGAGATCGAGGACACCGGCACCTACGTCCACACCACCGACGAGCTGACGTTCGGCGCCCGGGTGGCGTGGCGCAACGCGGCCCGCTGCATCGGCCGGCTCTACTGGAACAGCCTGCGCGTCCGGGACCGCCGCACGGTGACCGAGCCCGCCGAGGTCGCCGCCGAGTGCGTCGCGCACCTGCGCGACGCCGGGCGCGACGGCCGCATCCGCTCCACCCTCACCGTCTTCGCGCCGGACCGCCCCGGCGACCCCGGGCCGCGCATCCACAACGAGCAGCTCATCCGCTACGCCGGGCACCGCACGGCGAGCGGGCAGGTCCGCGGCGACGGCCGGTACGCCGACTTCACCGACCGGGTCGTCGCGATGGGCTGGCAGCGGCCCGACCCGCTCGGCCGCTTCGACGTGCTGCCGCTGGTGGTCTCCCGCGGCGACGCCGAGCCCGAGCTGCACGAGATCCCCGCCGACGCCGTGCTCGAGGTGCCGCTCCACCACCCCGACCACGCGTGGTTCGCCGACCTGCGCCTGCGCTGGCACGCGGTGCCCGCGATCAGCAACATGCCGCTGGAGGTCGGCGGCATCACCTACCCCGCCGCCCCGTTCAACGGCTGGTACCTGGGCACCGAGATCGGCGCCCGCAACCTCGTCGACGCCGACCGCTACGACCTGCTGCCCGCCATCGCCGACCGCCTCGGCCTCGACACCAGCTCCGAGCGGACGCTGTGGCGCGACCGCGCGATGGTGGAGATGGTCCGGGCGGTCCAGCACTCGTTCGACAGCGCCGGCGTGACGATGGCCGACCACCACACCGAGTCCCAGCGCTTCCTCACCCACGTGGCGCGCGAGGAGAACGCGGGGCGGAAGTGCCCCGCCGACTGGAGCTGGATCGTGCCGCCGGTGAGCGGGGGCCTGACGCCGGTGTACCACCGGTACTACGACGAGCCTGACCCCGCGACCCGCCCGGCCTACCTCACCCCCTGA
- the trmB gene encoding tRNA (guanosine(46)-N7)-methyltransferase TrmB encodes MTSFVHHRARLTEGQQRAWDRSWPVLGRDVADLVAGTVAYDPAAWFGREAPLVLEIGSGMGESTAALAAAAPERDHLAVEVFEPGLAQLLMRVEELGLTNLALLRGDAVELLRTRVPEASLAAVRIFFPDPWPKRKHRKRRLVQPEVAALVASRLVPGGTLHLATDWDDYATQMRTVCDGEHLLENTAAAEPGGWTPRPVWRPVTKFEHRAHQEGRDVHDLVYRRRCAERTGDHAS; translated from the coding sequence ATCACGAGCTTCGTGCACCACCGCGCGCGGTTGACCGAGGGTCAGCAGCGGGCCTGGGACCGCTCGTGGCCGGTGCTCGGCCGCGACGTGGCCGACCTCGTCGCGGGCACCGTCGCCTACGACCCGGCGGCGTGGTTCGGCCGCGAGGCGCCGCTGGTCCTGGAGATCGGCTCCGGCATGGGCGAGTCGACGGCGGCACTGGCCGCGGCGGCCCCGGAGCGCGACCACCTCGCCGTCGAGGTGTTCGAGCCCGGCCTCGCGCAGCTGCTCATGCGGGTCGAGGAGCTGGGGCTCACCAACCTCGCGCTGCTGCGCGGCGACGCCGTCGAGCTGCTGCGGACGCGGGTGCCGGAGGCGTCGCTCGCGGCCGTCCGGATCTTCTTCCCCGACCCCTGGCCCAAGCGCAAGCACCGCAAGCGGCGCCTCGTGCAGCCCGAGGTGGCGGCGCTCGTCGCCTCCCGTCTGGTGCCCGGCGGCACCCTGCACCTGGCCACGGACTGGGACGACTACGCCACCCAGATGCGCACGGTGTGTGACGGCGAACACCTGTTGGAGAACACCGCGGCGGCCGAGCCGGGTGGGTGGACGCCGCGCCCGGTTTGGCGCCCCGTGACCAAGTTCGAGCACCGTGCGCACCAGGAGGGCCGCGACGTGCACGACCTCGTCTATAGGCGTCGTTGCGCCGAGCGCACTGGCGATCACGCTTCGTGA
- a CDS encoding TIGR03560 family F420-dependent LLM class oxidoreductase, with translation MVRLPAPCLVVLAGPPGSGKSTWAAAHFPVDQVVSSDRLRAVVGAGEDDIAASADAFALLEEVVARRVARGLTTVVDTTGLDAERRARWRDLARARGTACVAVAFDTPAAVCRARNRARPHPVPAAALTAQLRAWPAVRDALGAEGFDDVLAPEPVRVVPPAFARSGEAAARQAERPVELRFALHLGEFGGGAATLRTRLREIAVAAEAVGFDAVYVMDHFRQIPQVGRAWDDFCESWTTLAWLAACTERVRLGTLVTAVTHRNAGLLAKIVATLDVLSGGRAVCGLGLGWFAAEHRAYGYAFPPVAERYALLEDALRALPVLWGPGGAPFRGRVLDLPDTAAYPRPLQERVPIVLGGGGERRTLRLAAQHADVANVLGDLATVARKAAVLRAHCAESGREVALSHLSTALVGTDAAEVDALVHRLRPRGADPARYAASVHAGTVEDHVGRFRELAEAGVGEVVVRLPGLVDAAPLERMAPVIAAFR, from the coding sequence GTGGTCCGGCTCCCCGCGCCGTGCCTGGTGGTGCTGGCCGGGCCGCCCGGATCCGGGAAGTCGACGTGGGCGGCGGCGCACTTCCCCGTCGACCAGGTCGTGTCCTCCGACCGGCTGCGCGCCGTCGTCGGGGCGGGCGAGGACGACATCGCGGCCAGCGCCGACGCGTTCGCGCTGCTGGAGGAGGTCGTCGCCCGCCGGGTCGCGCGCGGGCTGACCACGGTCGTCGACACGACCGGGCTCGACGCCGAGCGCCGCGCCCGCTGGCGCGACCTCGCCCGGGCGCGGGGCACGGCGTGCGTGGCCGTCGCCTTCGACACCCCCGCCGCGGTGTGCCGGGCCCGCAACCGCGCCCGTCCGCACCCCGTCCCGGCCGCCGCGCTCACCGCGCAGCTGCGCGCCTGGCCCGCCGTCCGCGACGCCCTGGGGGCCGAGGGCTTCGACGACGTCCTCGCGCCGGAGCCCGTGCGGGTGGTGCCGCCGGCGTTCGCGAGGAGCGGGGAGGCCGCGGCGCGGCAGGCCGAGCGGCCGGTCGAGCTGCGCTTCGCCCTGCACCTCGGCGAGTTCGGGGGCGGCGCGGCGACGCTGCGGACCCGGCTGCGCGAGATCGCCGTCGCCGCGGAGGCCGTCGGCTTCGACGCGGTGTACGTGATGGACCACTTCCGGCAGATCCCGCAGGTGGGCCGCGCGTGGGACGACTTCTGCGAGAGCTGGACGACGCTCGCCTGGCTGGCCGCGTGCACCGAGCGGGTGCGGCTGGGCACGCTCGTCACCGCCGTCACGCACCGCAACGCCGGTCTCCTGGCCAAGATCGTCGCGACGCTGGACGTGCTCAGCGGCGGGCGCGCGGTGTGCGGGCTGGGCCTCGGCTGGTTCGCCGCGGAGCACCGCGCCTACGGCTACGCGTTCCCGCCGGTGGCCGAGCGCTACGCGCTGCTGGAGGACGCGCTGCGGGCGCTGCCGGTGCTGTGGGGCCCGGGCGGCGCGCCGTTCCGCGGGCGGGTGCTCGACCTCCCCGACACCGCCGCGTACCCGCGCCCCCTGCAGGAGCGCGTCCCGATCGTGCTGGGTGGCGGGGGCGAGCGGCGCACGCTGCGCCTCGCCGCGCAGCACGCGGACGTCGCCAACGTGCTGGGCGACCTCGCCACGGTCGCCCGCAAGGCCGCGGTGCTGCGCGCGCACTGCGCGGAGAGCGGGCGCGAGGTCGCGCTCTCCCACCTGTCGACGGCGCTGGTCGGCACCGACGCCGCCGAGGTCGACGCGCTGGTGCACCGGCTGCGCCCGCGCGGCGCCGACCCGGCCCGCTACGCGGCCTCGGTGCACGCGGGCACCGTCGAGGACCACGTCGGGCGGTTCCGGGAGCTCGCCGAGGCGGGCGTCGGGGAGGTGGTCGTGCGGCTGCCCGGCCTGGTCGACGCCGCGCCGCTGGAGCGGATGGCGCCGGTCATCGCGGCGTTCCGCTGA